GCGTTCGACCGTTGGTTCAAACCCACTTTGGAGATGAACGAGATCGCGGAGATCGCGCGAACGACACTGGACGATATTTCTGGCATGAATCCATCCAAAAACGCGATCATCCGCTGTTATCTCGAAATGAACAAGGTTGTGGGTGAAAAACGCGGGGTGGTGCGCGAGGCGGCAACGACACCCGCTGAGTTTGCCGCGCGGCTCGAAGGGATGGGTCTTCCGCGCAGCGCAGTGCAAGGATTGACCGATGTGTTCGAGCGCGTACGGTATGGAGGACAGGAAGTCAGCGCGGAGGAGATCAAGGAGGCGAGGCGATGCCTGACGGGTATTCTCAAGGCGTGCGGGACGAAAAATCGATAAAAAACTTCAAGCGATGGTCATCCATCGCTTTGATGCTCCTGCTCGCGGCAGTTTTCCTGATCTATCGAAACCAGATCGCCGGGTGGCTGATCTATGCCTTCTCCTATCTGGTCTGGTCGTTGAACTTATTCGGGCGGATCATTCCTCCGCAGGGTATATGGATCGCGCTATTGATTTTGATCGTCTACGTGGCAGTGGGCAGTTTTTACGGGAAAGGCTCCAGGGATGAAACAAGCCGAATGGACACGCCCGCAAAAGCGGGTCCGGTCGAGGCGATGGCGGAATGGATCGAGGAACGGGGACGCGGCGTCTATTTCAAATGGCGGATTGCCCACCTACTTGGGCGGGTGCATGCGGCGCATAATCGAAATACATCCGGGCGGGTTCAACCTCCCTCAAAGGAGATCGAAGCATATCTCGATGCAGGGCTGAACGGTTCGTATGTGGATTTCCCGACACCGGGACTTTTCAAAAAGAAGGAACCCACCGCGCTGGATATCGGTCTTGAATCTGTGTTGGATTATCTCGAAGAGCAAATGGAGATTCCCCATGAGCGATAAATTCACAGATGTTGCGACGGCAGTGCGTGATGTATTGGAGGAGGTGGAACGCGCCGTTGTCGGTAAACGAAATTTGCTCGAAATGATCATGGCAACCACGCTGGCCGGCGGGCATGTTTTACTGGAGGATTTTCCCGGTCTGGGCAAGACCCTGATCGCCCGATCTTTTGCCACCGTGCTGGGACTCGGTTTCAAACGCATTCAGTTCACGCCCGATCTTTTGCCCGGCGATATCACGGGCGGATATATCCTTGATCGAAAGGAAAATAAATTCCAACTGCGGCAGGGACCGATCTTCACCAACATCGTGCTTGCCGATGAGATCAACCGCGCTTCGCCAAAGACCCAATCTGCATTGCTCGAAGCGATGCAGGAGGGACAGGTGACTCTTGAAGGCAAATCCATGCCCCTGCCCGATCCGTTCTTGGTGATGGCGACGCAGAACCCAATCGAATACGAAGGCACTTTTCCATTGCCCGAGGCGCAGTTGGACCGCTTTATGTTGAAACTTTCCATTGGGTACCCCGGCATCGCGGATGAGCGCGAGATTCTCAATCGCCGCCGCATCCGCAGGCGGGAGGATGTTGATTTGAAGGCGGTCATGTCGGCTTCAAAGATACTTAAGCTCGGCAACGCGATCGAAACCATTCATGTAGACGCAGATCTCGAAGAGTATATTGTGCGGATCGTCCATGAAACACGCAACGACCGCCGGGTGGCGGTAGGCGCAAGTCCGCGGGCATCACTGGCGTTCCTTAAACTGGCGCGCGCCCACGCCGCCTTGAGCGGGCGTAACTTTGTCCTGCCGGACGATATCAAACGATACGCCGCACCCGTGTTGACGCATCGCATCATCCTGTTGCCCGAGTATTGGGTGGCGCGCGATATTGTGGGCGAGGTCATCAATGATGTGCTGCGTAAAGTCCCTGTGCCGGTGACGGGGTGATTTATCCGCAAATAGATATAGGATGGCGGAAGATATATTTATGAGTCGCATCGCCCTGCTTGCCACGCTGACTTATTTTGTCTTTCTCATCGGGGTCGCTTCCTTGAACGGGGGCATCGTGTCGCTGACATTGCCTTTGGTTCTGTACTTGCTTGCAGGCTTATGGCGCGCACCGGACGATATCGACCTCTCAGCGGAACGAACCTTGAGCGAGGAACGTATTTCCCCTGGCGGCATGATCACGGTTCGAATCACGGTAGTGAATCATGGCAAACATTTGGAGCAGGTCCATCTGAGTGATCCGCTTCCGAAATTTCTCGAAGTCATCGAGGGGTCGCCGAACCGTCTGGTTTCGATACCTGCAGCCGGACGGGTTGACTGGTCGTATACCGTGCTGGGAAAACGCGGAAGCCATTCCTTTGATGGGATTCACGCAACGACCGAAGATCAATTGGGATTGGTGAGTAAACGCGCGCTTCTTCCAGCGCCTGGGCAGGTGCTCGTCCTTCCGGGTCTGATTCGCGTCCGCCGCATTTCGATCCTCCCAAGGCAAACCCGCGTATACTCCGGCGTAATCCCCGCCAATCAGGGCGGGACCGGAATCGAATTCTTTGGCGTGCGCGAATATCAGGCGGGGGACTCGCCGCGTCGTATCAATTGGCGAATTTCCGCCAGACAGCCGAATGCACTTTATTCGAACGAATACCAGCAGGAGCGGGTCGCCGATGTGGGCATCGTTCTGGATGGAAGAAAAAGCGTGAACGAGTTTGGAGGCGGGCGCACCATCTTCGAAGAATCGGTCCGCGCGGCTGTGGCGGTTTCCTCGTCCCTCCTTTCAGAAGGAAACCGGGTGGGTTTGTTTGTACACGGCAGGCATAGCAAATGGACATCGCCCGGTTATGGCAAGTATCAACGCGAGCGCATATTGCAGGATCTTGCCTTCGCCGGGATGGGCGGGGATGAAAGTTTTAATTCCCTTGCCGTTCCCCGGCGTCTCTTTCCTCCAAATTCATTGATCGTGCTCATCAGTCCTCTTATGGCTGAGGATGTGTTGCTTTTGGGAAAATTGCGCGCCAGTGGTTTTCAACTTTTGGTCATCAGCCCGGACCCGGTCACTTTCGAAGCGCAGGGGCTTGACCGCCGTCCATCCGTCGAGCTTGCCAAGCGTATCCTGCGGTTGCAGCGCGAAAGCACGTTGCGAGAGCTGCGTCATTTGGGCATACAGGTTGTCAATTGGGATGTCACCAGGCCATTCGAGCAAGTCGCTTTTGCGACGTTGAGCAAGCCAGCCGCATGGGTTCATGCCATCCATCGCGGTATGGGGGCGCGCAGGTGACAAGATATACCGTTCTCCTGTCCATTGCGGGTTGTGCATCCGTTATGACATATGCCTTCGTTTCTCACGGATTAGCGATTCAGGGAATCACAACTGCTTTGCTCGGCATGGCTTGGCTGGTCTTTCACCTGCGCGGTCTGACCCGCTTTACAGGATTCGCATTCTTTTTGTTTGGAATGCTTTCAGTTATTGCCCTGTGGGTGTGTGCTTCCATTTGGATATCGCTGGCAGGCATGGTCCTTGCCCTCCTCGCATGGGATTTGACCGCTTTTGAAGAAAGACTGAAACAAATAACGGATCGCGATGATATTCACCGGATGGAACTCGCACATTTCACGCGCCTCGCCATCGTGATCGGACTTGGTGCGGCGGGTGTTGCATTTTCCACTCTGATTCAGATCGACCTCACACTTGGATCGGCCTTGGTCTTCGCCTTATTGGGTATTTGGGGTATCAGCTCGCTGGTGTACCGTTTGCGAAGCAGGGAATGAGATTTATGCCATTCTGAGCGGATCAATTAAGTCCCCCGCCAGTTCAGTGTCCCCGCCCTTTTTAGCGGATCGAGAAGCCGTTCAATCGAAATACAGATTCAAATCCGAACAGTCGAAGCGGTTGCCGCAGTTCGGACAGGTAACTTTGCAATTCGACTCTTGCATCTCGCCCCCGCAGCGATCGCATACCCATCGTCTCTTTTCATTCCACAGGATCGGCTTGAATAGAAACCGATCGATATCTCCAATCCTGTCCCTTCCGAGCCGTCCCACTTCGCTCATCACAATAGCCAAATCACTGCGTAATTTCCCCACGTTGATTCCCCGGCAAACGTCGCTCCAGCCTTGTATCCATTTCAAGCTCCTCGCATGGACTTTGACTGCGCCGTCGTAATTTCCGCGTGTGATATGGAGGTACGTCACTGCCACTTGCAGGATTCCCCGATATAGGTCCCGGATCGGACCCGGTTCTTCATTCCATGCAATTTCCAGTTCCTCGTGCGCTTCAAAGTATTTTCCCTCATTGAATAGCTGTATTCCCTCTCCAGCATTCGGATGGAGCTTCCCGCTGCAATCGCCTGGGTATCTTCCCTGCGTCATTGCGCGAGTATAACATGCGGGTTTAAACCGGATGGTAAAATCCAATTCGGAGGACAATTGATTTCGATCGCGTTGTTCGTTTGCATTGCCATCTCGGCCGGTTCCTTTGCATGGGGTTATTGGCAGGCCGGTTATGGTGGCGTTTCGCGATGGATCGCAGCATTTGGCATTGTCTGGCTGGCATCTTACTGGCGTAAATGGAAATGGTTTCCGACATTTGCCTTGGGATTATCCCTGTTGCTTGCCGCGATCGGTGTCTGGTTCGAATTCCATCCCGGATGGATTTTCAGCGGCGCGGCATTTGCCCTGATCGCCTGGGACCTTTCGGAATACCGGGAAAAACTCAAATTCATGCCCAGACGGGAGGATATTCAAGGCAGAATTCGCCGCCGCATATTGCGAATCAGTATCCTGCTGGTCATGGGATTAACCTTTGTTTCCCTGATCATTTTTTTGGCGGGCCGATTTACAAACGATTGGGGATTATTTCTCTTGATTATCATCCTGATCGGTTGTTTGCAGGCAATTTCCTGGGTAAATGGGTAGTCTCCCGCTTTAAAAGCGTTAGATTCCTTAAGCCACTCCTCTGACGTGGATTTTCCCGAACCCGTTGTGCCGATCACAGCGATGCGATTTCAGGAAAATGGCTTCATGGGGTAGGATTATAATTCGTGATACGTGATGCGTAATTCGTATTTGCGCATTACGAATTATGCAACCCAAGGAATTCCCATGTTCGACCTTCCTGATAATGAAATTCTCTCCCTCTCAAAAGAACACGTCTTTTGGACGTGGTCTGCGCAAGCCAGGATTAATCCCATTGCCGTCAAACGCGCGAAAGGCGTCTACTTTTGGGATGTGGACGACAAGCGCTATCTTGATTTCAACTCGATGACGATGTGCGTCAACATCGGGCACGGCGACGAGCGCATCATCAAAGCCATGCAGGTGCAGGCAGCCGAACTTCCTTACGCCGCTCCCGGCATGACGACGAAGATCCGCGCATTGGCGAGTAAAGCGGTTGCAGATGTCACGCCGAATAAAGCCTTGAGCAAAGTCTTGTTCACACTCGGCGGCGCGGACGCGAACGAGAACGCCATCAAACTCGCACGCGGATACACCGGTCGCCACAAAATCCTTACACGATATCGTTCGTATCACGGCGCGACAGCGGGGGCGATGGCGGCGACGGGTGATCCGCGCCGGGTGGCATGGGAGCCGAACCTGATGACGGGCGTGGTGCATTTCCTCGACCCGTATCGTTATCGCTCGACTTTCCACCGCACGAACCCGGACATCTCTGAAGAGGAATTCGCTCGGGATTACGTCGATCATTTGGAGGAGATCATCCTTTATGAAGGACCAGATTCCATTGCGGCGATTTTGATCGAATCTGTCACTGGTACAAACGGAATCATCGTCCCGCCGGATGGATATATGCAGGGCGTGAGAAAGCTCTGCGACAAATACGGCATCGTCATGATCTGCGATGAGGTGATGAGCGGCTTCGGGCGGACGGGGAAGTGGTTTGCCGTCGAACACTGGAATGTGATACCGGACATCATCACCATGGCGAAGGGACTCACGTCCGCGTATGCGCCGTTGGGCGCGGTGGCGATGAAGCCCGAGATCGCTGCGGCTTTTGACGAGCACGCCTTCGAAAGCGGTTTGACGTACACATCGCATCCCATTTCGCTGGCGGCGGCGGTGGCGAACATCCAAGCCATGAGGGAGGATAAGCTTGTCGAGCATGCGGCAGGCTTGGGCGGAGTCTTGAGGCGCATGTTATCCGATCTGGGAGAGGCGCACCCTTCGGTGGGTGAAGTCCGGAGCATCGGTTTATTCGGCATCCTCGAGCTGGTCAAGGATCGAAAAACGAAGGAACCGATGGCGCCGTGGAACGGCTCGTCGCCGGAAATGACAGCGTTGAGGAAATATTGTCTTGACCACGGTTTGTTTCTGTACACACACTGGCATACTGTATTGATCATTCCGCCGTTGATCATCAATGAAAGGGAGTTGATAGAGGGAATGACCGTGCTGGATGAAGCGTTGAAGATTACCGATAAAAGTGCGGTCAGGCAACAGGACGTATAGGAAAGACCCGCAAAAGATAATAAAGGGATATGACAAGAAGACCTCCGAAAATATGCTTTCGGAGGTCTTCCGTTAATCATCAATCTGCCCGGTCTTTATTCGCTTTGCACCTCCACCAGCACGGCGCGGATGATGCGGCGGAAGAAATATGTGTCACTGGAAGGCAGATAGAACTGGCAGGTGATCAGGGTGAGATAGGATTGGTCTTCGAGATGCTCGAAGGCAAAACTGGTGGTGTAGGGACGCGAGAGCCTCGAATTGCGCACTTCGAAGATGTACTTCTCATCGTACAGGTGGACGATGATCTGGTCGCCGTATTTGAGTTTTTTCAAGTTCGCGAACGGACCATCCAACCCGTCTGCATTGGTGACGTGGGCCGTGACGACCGAGTTGCCTTCCCAGGTCGGGAACGCGGTTCCATTGAGCCAGCCGACGTTATTGGCGAGCCAGGTCACATCCCAATCGTCTTCTGTGGAAAGCGGCACACCGACGATCGGGGTTCTCACGCCGATAGCTGGGATTTCGATCCATAAGTCGCCGAGGTCGGCATACGTCACGTCAGACGGCTGCTCAGGGAGGATTGTGACGCGGTTCGGAGCAAAACCGGTGGCGGGCAATGCGGCAAGATCGC
This portion of the Anaerolineales bacterium genome encodes:
- a CDS encoding MoxR family ATPase yields the protein MSDKFTDVATAVRDVLEEVERAVVGKRNLLEMIMATTLAGGHVLLEDFPGLGKTLIARSFATVLGLGFKRIQFTPDLLPGDITGGYILDRKENKFQLRQGPIFTNIVLADEINRASPKTQSALLEAMQEGQVTLEGKSMPLPDPFLVMATQNPIEYEGTFPLPEAQLDRFMLKLSIGYPGIADEREILNRRRIRRREDVDLKAVMSASKILKLGNAIETIHVDADLEEYIVRIVHETRNDRRVAVGASPRASLAFLKLARAHAALSGRNFVLPDDIKRYAAPVLTHRIILLPEYWVARDIVGEVINDVLRKVPVPVTG
- a CDS encoding DUF58 domain-containing protein, giving the protein MSRIALLATLTYFVFLIGVASLNGGIVSLTLPLVLYLLAGLWRAPDDIDLSAERTLSEERISPGGMITVRITVVNHGKHLEQVHLSDPLPKFLEVIEGSPNRLVSIPAAGRVDWSYTVLGKRGSHSFDGIHATTEDQLGLVSKRALLPAPGQVLVLPGLIRVRRISILPRQTRVYSGVIPANQGGTGIEFFGVREYQAGDSPRRINWRISARQPNALYSNEYQQERVADVGIVLDGRKSVNEFGGGRTIFEESVRAAVAVSSSLLSEGNRVGLFVHGRHSKWTSPGYGKYQRERILQDLAFAGMGGDESFNSLAVPRRLFPPNSLIVLISPLMAEDVLLLGKLRASGFQLLVISPDPVTFEAQGLDRRPSVELAKRILRLQRESTLRELRHLGIQVVNWDVTRPFEQVAFATLSKPAAWVHAIHRGMGARR
- a CDS encoding DUF309 domain-containing protein produces the protein MTQGRYPGDCSGKLHPNAGEGIQLFNEGKYFEAHEELEIAWNEEPGPIRDLYRGILQVAVTYLHITRGNYDGAVKVHARSLKWIQGWSDVCRGINVGKLRSDLAIVMSEVGRLGRDRIGDIDRFLFKPILWNEKRRWVCDRCGGEMQESNCKVTCPNCGNRFDCSDLNLYFD
- a CDS encoding aminotransferase class III-fold pyridoxal phosphate-dependent enzyme, which translates into the protein MFDLPDNEILSLSKEHVFWTWSAQARINPIAVKRAKGVYFWDVDDKRYLDFNSMTMCVNIGHGDERIIKAMQVQAAELPYAAPGMTTKIRALASKAVADVTPNKALSKVLFTLGGADANENAIKLARGYTGRHKILTRYRSYHGATAGAMAATGDPRRVAWEPNLMTGVVHFLDPYRYRSTFHRTNPDISEEEFARDYVDHLEEIILYEGPDSIAAILIESVTGTNGIIVPPDGYMQGVRKLCDKYGIVMICDEVMSGFGRTGKWFAVEHWNVIPDIITMAKGLTSAYAPLGAVAMKPEIAAAFDEHAFESGLTYTSHPISLAAAVANIQAMREDKLVEHAAGLGGVLRRMLSDLGEAHPSVGEVRSIGLFGILELVKDRKTKEPMAPWNGSSPEMTALRKYCLDHGLFLYTHWHTVLIIPPLIINERELIEGMTVLDEALKITDKSAVRQQDV